Proteins co-encoded in one Ammoniphilus sp. CFH 90114 genomic window:
- the rlmD gene encoding 23S rRNA (uracil(1939)-C(5))-methyltransferase RlmD, whose protein sequence is MSEMKTKPLNQKDVMQVGQVIMVTIKRLGINGEGVGYYKKKIVFIDGALPGEVAVAEVKKVEKNLAYAELVRVKEKSPHRIKPMCPVYHECGGCQLQHMNYEGQLQSKKELVVEAFSRYMKTDKPLVIHETLGMDHPWSYRNKAQLQVGLANGKVITGLFAAGTHQLIDISDCPIQHPITNQIVQTTRDVLEQLGIPIYNERKRTGVIRTVVARVGFQTENAQLTLVTVSDEIPKVKELILELRHRMPFVQSIMQNINDKKTSLIFGDRTKVLWGEATIDEKLGEVQFSLSPRAFFQLNPEQTIKLYSSVRKAAGLTGKELVVDAYCGVGTIGLWLAPDAGEVRGIEVIQEAVEDARHNAKQSGISNASFYVGKAEQLLPQWVKQGLKPNVVVVDPPRTGCDEQLLRALLSVKPKRIVYVSCNPSTLAKDCSLLAQGYDIKWVQPVDMFPQTAHVESVTLLEKR, encoded by the coding sequence ATGAGTGAAATGAAAACGAAGCCGTTGAATCAAAAGGACGTAATGCAAGTAGGACAGGTGATTATGGTAACCATTAAGCGGTTGGGCATTAATGGAGAAGGGGTTGGCTATTACAAGAAAAAGATTGTATTCATTGATGGTGCCCTGCCGGGTGAAGTCGCTGTAGCTGAAGTGAAAAAGGTGGAAAAGAACTTAGCTTATGCAGAGTTAGTCAGAGTAAAAGAGAAATCACCGCATCGTATTAAACCAATGTGTCCCGTCTATCACGAATGCGGTGGTTGTCAGCTTCAGCATATGAACTATGAAGGCCAGCTTCAATCGAAAAAAGAACTTGTAGTCGAGGCTTTTAGCCGCTATATGAAAACAGACAAGCCACTTGTCATTCACGAAACTTTAGGAATGGATCACCCTTGGAGTTACCGAAATAAAGCACAGCTGCAAGTGGGTCTTGCCAATGGGAAAGTGATTACGGGTTTATTCGCGGCGGGGACTCACCAGTTAATTGACATATCGGATTGCCCTATTCAGCATCCTATCACGAATCAAATCGTTCAAACTACCCGTGACGTTCTTGAACAACTAGGGATTCCTATTTATAACGAGCGAAAGAGAACCGGAGTGATTCGTACTGTCGTCGCTAGAGTCGGTTTTCAAACAGAGAATGCTCAACTCACCCTCGTGACCGTAAGCGATGAGATCCCAAAGGTAAAGGAATTAATTCTGGAGCTTCGCCATCGTATGCCGTTTGTCCAGAGTATCATGCAAAACATTAATGACAAGAAAACTTCTCTCATCTTTGGAGATAGGACGAAAGTGCTCTGGGGAGAAGCAACGATTGATGAGAAGTTAGGAGAAGTGCAATTTTCTCTTTCTCCTCGTGCTTTCTTTCAGCTTAATCCTGAACAAACGATAAAATTGTATAGCTCCGTCAGAAAAGCCGCAGGACTGACAGGGAAGGAATTAGTCGTAGATGCTTATTGTGGAGTAGGGACGATCGGGCTCTGGCTTGCTCCTGACGCTGGTGAGGTGCGAGGGATTGAGGTCATTCAAGAGGCTGTAGAAGATGCCCGCCATAATGCGAAGCAAAGTGGAATTTCGAACGCTAGCTTCTATGTAGGAAAAGCGGAACAGCTCTTACCACAATGGGTTAAGCAAGGGTTGAAACCGAATGTTGTGGTTGTCGATCCCCCTCGTACAGGCTGTGATGAACAGCTTCTTAGAGCTCTATTAAGTGTTAAGCCCAAAAGAATCGTCTATGTATCCTGTAATCCTTCGACCCTTGCGAAAGATTGCAGCCTCTTGGCCCAAGGTTATGATATCAAGTGGGTTCAACCCGTCGATATGTTCCCACAGACAGCGCATGTGGAGAGTGTAACGTTGTTAGAGAAGAGGTAA